One Myotis daubentonii chromosome 12, mMyoDau2.1, whole genome shotgun sequence genomic region harbors:
- the LOC132213038 gene encoding small ribosomal subunit protein uS8-like: MVHMNVLADALKSINNAEKRGKRQVLIMPRSKVIVRFLTVMMKHGYIGEFEIIDDHRAGKIVVNLTGRLNKCGVISPRFDVQLKDLEKWQNNLLPSRQFGFIVLTTSAGIMDHEEARRKHTGGKIPGFFF; the protein is encoded by the coding sequence ATGGTGCACATGAATGTCCTGGCTGATGCTCTGAAGAGTATCAACAATGCTGAAAAGAGAGGCAAACGCCAGGTTCTCATCATGCCGCGCTCCAAAGTCATCGTCCGGTTTCTGACTGTGATGATGAAGCATGGTTACATTGGCGAATTTGAAATTATTGATGACCACAGAGCTGGGAAAATTGTTGTGAACCTCACAGGCAGGTTGAACAAGTGTGGAGTAATCAGCCCCAGATTTGATGTGCAACTCAAAGATCTAgaaaaatggcagaacaacttgCTTCCATCCCGTCAGTTTGGTTTCATTGTGCTGACAACCTCAGCGGGCATCATGGACCATGAAGAAGCAAGACGAAAACACACAGGAGGGAAAATCCCGGGATTCTTTTTCTAG